The DNA segment GAAAACATAAAGTCGAATGGTGGTCGATATTAGTCTATGCAGTTACATGAAAAGAGAAATAAAGCATACGCTTGTGACCTTTGTTTAATGTATATTATCCAGCATATCCCATAACCATGACACAAAGGCTTATTACCAAAAATGAAAAGTTCATCCTATCGTAGGGGTATAAATTTTTAACatgacacgaacctaacacgaaatttgcAGGTTTAGATTTAGTCTAAATAGATTTGGGTCAAAACATGATGAGCTAAGTGGGTAGGGTTCTGGTCGATTTGGAAAGTGTGCGGGTTGACCGTTGACCCatttgtttttaacttttatGTCATAACTTTAACTTAAACAAAATACGTATTTTATGTCAAATTCAAAAGATAAAACAGAAATGAGTATCACTTCTATAGTTTTAATGTAACTATTGTATACACATTTGTATTCTTTTGTTGTAAATTTGTAACTTTAGAGCATTAATATGCAAAAAACTAAAATTCTTTATTGGGCTAACCAGCCAACGAATACGATTGTGGGGTCACATTtagcaaaaataaataaataaataaataaataagcttCTTTGTTAGACCCACCAACCCGCAAACACGACCCATTTAGCACCCCacatatattaaattaaaacacaGCAAATAAATAACCAAAAACAGTCTATATGAAACCGAGCTTGATTGCTTACTTTATCGTCAACATTGGCACCCTTGAGCCTCTGAGTGTACAGAAACCGCCCTGGAAATACTATATACTGTCTGCCCCCAATCTGAACGACAATGAAAACCAAAACATCAATcgttaggggtgtgcacggttcggttatTAGCGTTAACCGTAAGcgaagtcatcggttaatcggTTCGGTAAATTTTTCGGCTTGGTTAATAACCAAATCAAACAAGGGCTAAAATTTTGGCTTAGAAATACATATAAtttaggtataaatacatgaaatagatgtataaatacatgaaatggaggtataaatacatgaaatagaggtataagctgtaaacgaacacgaacacgaacaaggccatgttcgtgttcgttcgttaaggaaattaacatgttcgcgaactgttcacgaacgcataccgaacataagtttatgttcgtgttcgttcgttaaggaaattcagttgttcacgaacagttaaTGAACACTGgtctcaaacacaaacgaacgcaagcaaataaaaacaaacgcaaacgaacatttaacttgaaaataaaaaaatataaacatcGGTATCCTTAAACATTgaatataagtagttaaatacaaccatcaaatgataaatcaaaacacaagaagtctactagaccaccaaacgatgaatcaagtttaaggggccgtttggcaacatctgaatggttaagtgctgaaccaataagaggtctgaaccattaagtgctgaaccagtaagaggtatATAATgctaaccgttcagaggcaaatgtctgaccaattcagattagaggtcttaaccattcagactctgtataaatcttaaccattcagaggcaaatgtctgacccattcagacatctgctcgtgaaacaaacagtctgaaccattaagtgctgaaccagtaagaggtctgaaccattaagagccttattaagaggtaaacaaacaacccctaactaatttagacataattatccccaaaaatgtcttagaatgtccaaattttagctactTAGAAAAAaaagggtttcaagttttcaatatgtttagataaaaggattattgtttattatttattatttttttgatataatcaaacaaacacgaacgaacgtaaacgaacatacTACATTCACGAAcgtagtcgaacgaacgagacatgtgttcgtgttcgttcgctaagctaaccaaacgaatttttttgttcatgttcgttcgttaagctaatcgaacgaacataaacgaactttccgccgaacggttcacgaactgttcgctgaacattcgtttcgtttacagccctaggtataaataaatgaaatggaggtataaatacatgaaatgaaatgaaagtataaaatatgaaatacatgaaatgaggtataaaagctagaattatataaaaatataaatggttcgattcggttaatttcggttaaccgaTGGTACAAACAATAACTGATAACTGACTTTCGGTTAAGTCAGTTTCAGctaatttcggttcggttttcttGGTTTTcagttcggtttcggttaaccGATGGTACAAACAATAACATAACGGTTCGACTATTGCTCACCCCTATCAATCATCCAATTGCACATAAACAATCATTGTTATCACACTTACGGTTTATTAAAATGCAAATGTTCTCGTAAAACTGAACTCACCATAACAACGGCGAATACATCTTCTCCTTTGGATTCAGTTGTGGTTAGGGTTTGTTCTGCCTGCTCAAATTCAACAGCTTCAGGTTCCTGCTGGACTTCAACAGCTTCAGCTTCCGACTCAACGGATGGAGCTTCAGTCTGCGAAAGTTTAGGGACAATTGTGGATGAGGATAAGGGTCTGGTGCACGATTGAGAAGTGAATCGGAGGAATGAAGATGAAACTGAAGGTGGATGAGAGGTGAAATTGAAGGTGAGTGGTGTTGTAGAAGGTTTTTTGGGGGTGAAGATGGATGAGGCGCACGATAAGCTCATCGCCATTGTTGAAGCTTTGCTCGCACTATCCGTTTGCTTGCAGGTCCTATCTTATCCTGCAACCAGAGCCTTTGGGTATATGGAAATGGAAGTCTCCTAATTTACACTCAAGTCCCTTTAAGTTTCGGTTTCCTACGATTTAACACAGGTATTAAACGAGTCGTGTTCGTGGTTGGCTGGTCTAACCTGACTTGAACCCGAAAATTTTATACGAACCCGAACACGAAAATGATGTTACACgcatgaacccgaacacgacatGAATATTCTTGAGTCAGCCAGAACACGACCTCTTTAATTCGAATATTTTATCTTGTTTTTCTTCGTATATTCTCTATTCTCTATATATATTAAAGAGAAAAATGTccgaatagtccctgtggtttgcccagatttcacctatagtccctacatttttaaaattacagctatagtccctaaTTTTTGCAAattcgttctcggatagtccctagctTGGATGGGGGTTAGTTTGTCTAGTTAAGTGagtgtgaaattactaaaatgccctttctCTCTATCTCCTTGCCTACACACCTTCACACCTCCACACCTCACACCACCCCCAAATCCAAACCACCACAACCAAATCCCGTCGTCGCCGGAAAACGAACCACCAAACCATCGCCACTTCATCGATTTGTAACCCTTGATGACAGAGACAAAatttgtgtaacaccccgtgttaccgaaagtcaaagtcaaagattgaagtcaaaggaagaaaagatcgctaattagAATCTATCTCCCCTTGCTCATTCCCtgttgacttctttgactgtagttagcctattttatgtttacgatagttgtattatgtggagtaattaattgcaatcgaattaatcgaagtttatttatggatgcgaaccgctttacgactgtgaataataggaagtaacaatgcgataaagtcaattaatcagtgatcgaactaatctaatcatcatcgaactcgagactcgaactacGCGAACTTTGGTGTTATATACGTGTGTGacccttatgtgttacttgtgtgtgtctactttatgttatgtgtggtaatcaatcgaaactcgactcgaaatcgaaatccaatcgaacttaatcgaaatcgaatcatgataattgatggagaagagatagcgtgagatatagatgattgtatgttagatatagtggttgggattaaaagtaatttgaatatggaactctatcgtactcgcatcgtcctcaatcgaaatcgaaatatcaaaaatcgtcgcaccgaacactcgaatcgtgcagttgagcgatcaggctaccagccgatcggccagcactttcctcttatggcatcctataaataccccttgtcactctcaaactttctacttttggaaacctctgaccgaccagctcgtgctcccctctttttctcagattccttccgattccaagaagatttcatcctaaatcttatactttcttgatctacacgcactcctacacctttctatctttcaaatcttgatttctaaccgtgaaatcatcaagattcaagtgttctaggatgatgtcatcatggtgttcttgaagaacttcatgttttggcttcaatccaccaagaatcacttggatctagccgatttccacataaacaaacaaagatctttcatggatctaaacatttacacggtgaaaaggattgaaagatggtttttccaactttctttcaactcttttacactcaatgccttcaaaccgatagaaacgaagcttgagcCAACTTACTAATCATCCTAGTAGCTGTGCGGCTCAGGATTCaggttctatccacgaggttcatcgatttcgggttaaacgttaaactctgttccgaacagttcactggCCGGATCTGGGCGactcctgtccgagcaggagaaaccagtaagaacgagggttctatggttcgactcgttgtcaaaatatctcgatataacgacaaacaaaccagaacagccaagtgttagacgaacaggccgaccaggtcaggatgctgactgatcggactgctgtccgaacggacagccagccgatcgaccaggccagccgatcggctagcacatggtcccacacttgaacaattcattgaagtctagtattgaacgaactgctgttcgatcgaactaccgtctgattggattactcttcggatcatgagatactatacttcaacgcttagtcgattttcaacatgttcaatgcactaggagtgccacccgatcgaacagccgtccgatcaggtgacaccctgttGAGAACTTGTCTTGACtagaagtacctaaccgatcgaacaaccgtccgatcgaccgacctgaaaggtaaagatacttcaatgttttcaaatgctacaacgaaaacttcaaaagtcaaaccatcatacataaacacatccttctcaaaggaagaaacaatccacttgaacagccatccgatcggcctaccgatcGACCGGACAGTCGTCCGAACAGACTATCAagccgaacggtcagccgtccgatcggacaaccatccgatcgaccagctgtccgaccctccaacacttgtttccgttttacgcgttacttatcgttatgctatcaaactattcaggctaaccctactctcaagtgctcccttcaatccatcaatcgttgtgagtatactcgaaccctttttgctttagcacttttgggtgttacatacgttacttatcctaaatcacaatcgaacacactactcaattactttaaacgctaaccgttaccgcatgtattacgtgactaaatgaatgcttgttgttatgtttacacggggaatgttgtctacctgccttaacaacggtagtactatagtttggactcagcacccgttcacacgggggttgttaaggacaattacttgcatggattacggtggtaatcatgtattgcgaactgcctcgggcagtcaacctgcagtcattggtatcgatagatccatgtcgataattaacatgcttcgttttcctctgtgtacgtgctggttatgcgtaaactatttcgaactctatatgctataatcaaacttgtatgctcacctttacattttatgtattgactttattttaacgtatgtgacaggtgtttaagatgcttatctgctaggaaagcgaggctagaataaagctctagagcccaacaaatagttgtctgtagtggtcaaattacgggtctctagaagcagataaacaattgttgtatttatatttaaatctgagttgccGGAACATAATATTTGACTAgattttatctgtaataatttgtttgctatttgaggtacggtatgggacgcattatataaattgaatagtaatgatagttgttatggaaacttctggacaatctgtttcgctcagtgccatgccccgatgattccgccatcggttggggtgtgacagattggtatcagag comes from the Helianthus annuus cultivar XRQ/B chromosome 4, HanXRQr2.0-SUNRISE, whole genome shotgun sequence genome and includes:
- the LOC110936476 gene encoding 50S ribosomal protein L21, chloroplastic: MAMSLSCASSIFTPKKPSTTPLTFNFTSHPPSVSSSFLRFTSQSCTRPLSSSTIVPKLSQTEAPSVESEAEAVEVQQEPEAVEFEQAEQTLTTTESKGEDVFAVVMIGGRQYIVFPGRFLYTQRLKGANVDDKIILNKVLLVGTKNSTYIGKPIVPNAAVHAVVEEQGLDPKVVVFKYKKKKNYRRNIGHRQPNTRIRILGITGYQDSPASTLP